GGGCTGATCGTCGCGCCGGGCAACCCCAGGGGGATTGTGACCCCCAGCGACCTCGCCCGGCCGGGGGTGACCCTCGCCAACCGGGCCGAGGGGGCGGGCAGCCGGGTCCTGCTCGACACCTGGCTGGAGGCCGCCGGGCTCACCCCCGCCGAGCGCGCCCGCCTGCCCGGCTACGCCACCGCGCACCCCACCCACCTCGCGCTCGCCGGGAGCGTGGCGCGGGGGGAGGCGGACGCGGGACCCGGCCCCCGCGCCGCCGCCCGCGCCCTGGGCCTGGACTTCGTGCCGCTGCAACGCGAGCGCTTCGACCTCGTGGTGCCCGCCGAGCATCTCGGCCATCCGGGAGTGCGGGCGCTGCTCGCCGCCGCCCGGGAGGACGCCTTTCACGCCGAACTCGCCGCGCTGGGGGGGTACGATCCCGCCCACGCCGGGGAGCTGTGGCACATCACCGCCTGAGGAGGCCCATGCGCCCAGTCACCCTCGCCCTCGCCCTGCTCGCCGTGGGGAGCGCGTCCGCCGCGAACGTCACCGTGTTCGCCGCCGCCTCGCTCACCGACGCCTTCACCGAACTCGGGCGGGCCTTCGACGCCCGGACCGGGAACCGGACCACCTTCCAGTTCGCGGGCTCGCAGGCGCTGCGGACCCAGCTTGAGAACGGCGCCCGGGCGGACGTGTACGCGAGTGCCAACGCGGCCCAGTTCGGCCCCCTGGTGGGCCGGGGGCTGGTCGCGGCGGGACAGACCTTCGCGCGCAACCGGCTGACGGTCATTGTTCCGAAGAACAGCACCAGGGTCCGCACGCTCGCGGACCTCGCCGCGCCCGGCCTGCGGGTGGTGATCGCGGACAGGGCGGTGCCGGTGGGCGACTACACCCGGCGGATGCTCGCCGCCGTCGACGGGGCGGGCACCTACGGCAAGGACTACTCCGCGCGGTTTCTGCGCAACGTCGTGAGCGAGGAGCCCAACGTGCGCCAGGTCGCCCTGAAGGTTCAGCTTGGCGAGGCGGACGCCGCCGTCGTGTAC
Above is a genomic segment from Deinococcus aerius containing:
- the modA gene encoding molybdate ABC transporter substrate-binding protein, with protein sequence MRPVTLALALLAVGSASAANVTVFAAASLTDAFTELGRAFDARTGNRTTFQFAGSQALRTQLENGARADVYASANAAQFGPLVGRGLVAAGQTFARNRLTVIVPKNSTRVRTLADLAAPGLRVVIADRAVPVGDYTRRMLAAVDGAGTYGKDYSARFLRNVVSEEPNVRQVALKVQLGEADAAVVYATDVTPSLKGAVRVIALPTRFNQAASYPIGVVRNAGSPQAARAFVDYVLSGEGQRILRKWGFLAPR